One part of the Rutidosis leptorrhynchoides isolate AG116_Rl617_1_P2 chromosome 1, CSIRO_AGI_Rlap_v1, whole genome shotgun sequence genome encodes these proteins:
- the LOC139854182 gene encoding uncharacterized protein, which translates to MVLKDKFNRLYRLDTNKFATILDRARWEGGNFHAMWCWSRDISGRFAGDLTTLTNLLSSFVPCSSGKEEWSWSWSKDGSFSVHKLTDILVRSSPDIATVSIKSLRNKLVPLKVELFIWRTRHKRLPTRVELDKRGMDLGTVRCPVCDNGLESVEHSIILCTFAFDIWNRVYDWWKLGPFTNLGINESFLENGYNFTSDLGKLLWQATEWVTGYMIWKSRNAFTFTKIKPT; encoded by the coding sequence ATGGTTCTTAAAGACAAATTTAATAGGCTTTATAGACTTGACACAAATAAATTTGCCACAATTCTAGACCGGGCGAGATGGGAGGGCGGGAACTTTCATGCCATGTGGTGTTGGTCCCGCGATATCTCGGGGAGATTTGCCGGGGACCTCACCACTCTTACTAATCTTTTATCTAGTTTTGTCCCGTGTAGCTCAGGTAAAGAAGAATGGTCATGGTCTTGGAGTAAGGATGGCTCGTTTTCGGTTCACAAGCTTACGGATATTCTGGTCCGGAGCAGCCCTGACATCGCAACCGTGAGCATAAAGTCGCTCCGCAACAAACTGGTCCCCCTCAAAGTTGAGTTGTTTATTTGGCGTACTCGACACAAAAGGTTACCTACAAGAGTTGAACTCGACAAGAGAGGTATGGACTTGGGTACGGTACGTTGTCCGGTTTGTGACAATGGTTTGGAATCAGTAGAGCACTCCATCATCTTATGCACGTTCGCTTTTGACATTTGGAATCGTGTCTATGATTGGTGGAAGCTCGGCCCTTTTACAAACTTGGGTATAAATGAATCTTTTCTTGAAAATGGATATAACTTCACCTCCGACTTGGGAAAACTGTTGTGGCAAGCTACAGAATGGGTTACGGGATACATGATTTGGAAAAGTAGGAACGCTTTCACTTTCACTAAGATAAAACCGACATGA